The Theobroma cacao cultivar B97-61/B2 chromosome 2, Criollo_cocoa_genome_V2, whole genome shotgun sequence genome includes the window ATATATGTTCTTCGGGATGATCTTCGGTATTCTCCAAACAAAAGTATGCCCCAAAATGTGCTCACAAGTGGAAGTGCCTGGTATCACCGATCAAGTCTAGATGAATTAAGCAATGAAGCATACAGTAAACATATGAGCAAAGGCACATCTGTTAGCCCAGAAGCCTTGTAAAAGAATCAAGGTATCGATAAATCGTAGATAATTTTCTTATGCTATGAATGAAGATCGATGTCATGTATTTTTATGGTCTTAAAGATGAACAGAAAGTACCTGAACAGCATCTGCTGCTGCATATCCTGCAGCTTGACCTCCCATAAACTGGAGACCATTCCCAAACCCACACAGTAACCCGGCCAAAAAGGCCCAGCCTCTGCCATTCCAGTCATTGAGATAAGCCTTAAATGATGATCTGGGCAAGTCTAATACAGGGCGGTAGAGGAAGGTGATATTTAGGATGAGGGCAAGTACAAAACAGGAGactgaaaagtaaaaaaatgcAGTATAGACAACCAACTTGGGAACCCCTTCCTTCAAAGTGTGCCATTGATCATTAGTTGCCAAGTTGAATGCTGGTGAGAAGAGAGAAAAGCAAACACCAGCGAAGAAAGTTATGGCCAGCCCAACGAAAGTGCTCTTCCCAAACACCTGCAAAGCGAGTCAAACCAATTGTTAGAGAAAGATTTATATAGGATATAATATATGCAAGGCATTATGATCTGTCCACTTTAGTTGCCTTATAGTTCACTTGAATAGCTGTCAAATTGTATAGCTTTCCACATTACTACATAAAATTGCAAGAGTAGAGGGACATATTTTTTGCAGTTCTAGACCCTTGAATGAAGAAAGCAGAACCTCCAACCTTAATTGCTCTTCTGTTCTCTAGCTCTACAAGGAAGTCAGCAGTTCCTGCCCTTGCCTTCTCTGTAGTGCCATTCGCATTCTCCAGATCCTTTAATTCTGTTCACTAATAAAAGCAGTCTTAGAAAACGAAGTGAGCACTAAGTAACAAGGTAGGATACTAAAGCCTTGTACCCTTATTTGTAGTTGCCTCTTTTGATGCGGAGGGATATCCAGCCCTGCAAAAAGAACAATTTTGTCGAgcaaaaagaatataattagtAACTTGTACACAGGCACTAGAGGTTTTAAACATGACAAAGTGTTCTATATGGTTCTTTCACATTACTTATTATAGGATAAAGGACAAGTGAATTCTACTTCAGGTGAGAGTCAAGTATTTGGATTAATGAAGTATTTAATCCTTGGAGATGACACAGTGTAGGCATCTGGGGATGAAATTGACCAGTAGAAGGCTACCATTTGGGCAAAACAACCTAACGGATTAATTTATTCTACTTGGAGCGCACTACACTGACAATCATCTTCTAGACTACAAAAATCTCTAGCTAGGGCAAAACATGATGCACCCTAAGTTGCACATCATCAATGCTTATCCTTCGTTCTTGTGTCAAGACAGAAAACCTCAACTTATCTCATACTCAAAACGCCATTAAGGGTCCTGCTCAACCTTGTCTGCGAGGTGAGCTTTTGCTGATGCAGGACCTTTGCAAACCTTGTtattaataaatcataatggGCAGAAGTTAGATGGTATAAGCTCAGGCATACAAGCAAACGACATGGGTTAAAAAGGGCATTTGAAACTTGCAAAACCAAACTGGTTTTGCAAGCCATGATTAGTTTCACTTCTGATTAAATTCATTAGCTTCcatcaagaacaaaaacaaaaagaactaAAAGAAAGCTGACTGTATGATTAATCACTGGATCCAAAATGCTGCAATGTTTTTGGTCAAAtagttaaatcatttaacacaTTTAGATATTTATTGAGAAAGAGGCATACTCTCTAAGCTCGATAAGCTTTGCTTTATTATCTGCAGCATTGGACGAGTGAACGGCTGATCCAAGACAAACAGCTATTAAGAAGCAACCGACACCTGGGAAAAGGATTTCAGCTCTATTGATTTTGTCATCCAAGAAATAATTCAAGGTTGTGCCTGTTCAATCAAAACAAAGTAACTATAattaagaaattcaaaaattaagttttgttAGCATTCATTAAGAACTTATGCACGCATAGAGACACAGACCTATAACAACAGTAATGCTTGCGGTGATCACTTCTGTCACTGACAAACCAACAAAAGCCCAAGCATACTGTGTAGACAAATTTCCAAGGCTAAGAACCACCCCACCGGCCATTGCAAACAAAACAGAGGGCCAATTATCCTGCATTAATCACCAATGAAGATTCAAATCCAGTTATAAGCAATAAAATACCTTTGCTAATGATAATCAAGTATGCTGTAAGGCTATATCAATCACATCAGAAATACTCCTTGCCAACTACAAATTTACTTACGAAATGTGCAAAGCTActaattctctctctctctctctctctctctctctaactcAGACAACATCTTATTATCCATCTCTCTGCTTGAAGATTCGAACTTTATGCTACTACAAACACTGAAATTCCGGATTCTAAGTGATAATAACATGAGGACAATTTGTTCGTTACCTAAACATTTTAAGTTGTCTTTCATCTACCCATTAAGTATTCAATTAAGGGCCATCTATCACTTTAGCTAGGCTACTGAATTTGCAAGTGTCGCTACTATTCACAGTTATATAAATAGTTTTGTCATTATTAGGTAAAGACAGAGGTGAAGGGAACAACAGGGCAATTCATCTTCTGTTATCCGCATTGAATAAAAATCCAACTTTAcatttatattcaaataacagaTTTTACCatcttttatatattcaaatatttagtTCGATAGTCTAATTTTTTTCTGTTATTGCTACATTCATAGTCTCAATTCCACCCTTAATATGAAGGAAACTCACCTGGGAAAGTTGAGCAATAAAATTTGGCTGCTCTGGACTGCCCTTGCCAATTTCACCAAATGTTAAAGCTATAACTATAGCAGCCAAAAGATTTGTCAGAGTATAATCAAGATAAGTATGTTGAGGAAGCCGACCTCGTCTTTCTAGTAGTGTCATGATAGCAGGCCATGTGCCCAAAAAGAACAGAGCAAGCAGCATGCAGGCTATGGCACCTCCTTTGCTTTCCACCAGATACATTTTCAAGCCACTACAGATAATCCTCTCAGTTGGCACGGAGATCACGGATGCAATGCCTGGAAAATCCTATAACAAAGAAGAAGTCTTGGTATCTTACATAGCCTTTTGTTTGGTCAAATTTAGTAAATTTACTGGCCTGTTAAGCCCTATATGGAATTTCTCTAAAATCAAGGAACCCCAAAACTACACACCAAAGTGAGACTCCAAGCAGCTGGCATTCAATCAAGATAACAAACTATTCGAAAACAAGAATCCTTCATCTAAGCAAGCAGGTAAAAACACAGATATGGAGAGGGCAGTCCACTCAGTAAACGTAGATTGGCCACCACAGAAATGACTGGTTGAGAGCTCATATTTCAGAAAATAAGGCAACAAAATtcccagaaaagaaaaaaccaattCAGGGAAAGAAATGATATAGAACGTGCAAGCAAAAAGACAGCATAGCCAGCATAGCCTGGGGTAAAATAGATCCAGAACAAGAATTCAAAAGTCAACTGAGCAGAAGTCCCACAGCAAACTCAACATTTTCCGAAGTATAA containing:
- the LOC18610261 gene encoding ureide permease 1 isoform X3 — protein: MLQASFCGSCLKVSDAINCLRVAFGGGRPEMASNKDLFLLDFPGIASVISVPTERIICSGLKMYLVESKGGAIACMLLALFFLGTWPAIMTLLERRGRLPQHTYLDYTLTNLLAAIVIALTFGEIGKGSPEQPNFIAQLSQDNWPSVLFAMAGGVVLSLGNLSTQYAWAFVGLSVTEVITASITVVIGTTLNYFLDDKINRAEILFPGVGCFLIAVCLGSAVHSSNAADNKAKLIELREAGYPSASKEATTNKELKDLENANGTTEKARAGTADFLVELENRRAIKVFGKSTFVGLAITFFAGVCFSLFSPAFNLATNDQWHTLKEGVPKLVVYTAFFYFSVSCFVLALILNITFLYRPVLDLPRSSFKAYLNDWNGRGWAFLAGLLCGFGNGLQFMGGQAAGYAAADAVQT
- the LOC18610261 gene encoding ureide permease 1 isoform X1, encoding MLQASFCGSCLKVSDAINCLRVAFGGGRPEMASNKDLFLLDFPGIASVISVPTERIICSGLKMYLVESKGGAIACMLLALFFLGTWPAIMTLLERRGRLPQHTYLDYTLTNLLAAIVIALTFGEIGKGSPEQPNFIAQLSQDNWPSVLFAMAGGVVLSLGNLSTQYAWAFVGLSVTEVITASITVVIGTTLNYFLDDKINRAEILFPGVGCFLIAVCLGSAVHSSNAADNKAKLIELREAGYPSASKEATTNKELKDLENANGTTEKARAGTADFLVELENRRAIKVFGKSTFVGLAITFFAGVCFSLFSPAFNLATNDQWHTLKEGVPKLVVYTAFFYFSVSCFVLALILNITFLYRPVLDLPRSSFKAYLNDWNGRGWAFLAGLLCGFGNGLQFMGGQAAGYAAADAVQALPLVSTFWGILLFGEYRRSSRRTYILLGSMLFMFIVAVAVLMASSGHRK
- the LOC18610261 gene encoding ureide permease 1 isoform X2, with the protein product MLQASFCGSCLKVSDAINCLRVAFGGGRPEMDFPGIASVISVPTERIICSGLKMYLVESKGGAIACMLLALFFLGTWPAIMTLLERRGRLPQHTYLDYTLTNLLAAIVIALTFGEIGKGSPEQPNFIAQLSQDNWPSVLFAMAGGVVLSLGNLSTQYAWAFVGLSVTEVITASITVVIGTTLNYFLDDKINRAEILFPGVGCFLIAVCLGSAVHSSNAADNKAKLIELREAGYPSASKEATTNKELKDLENANGTTEKARAGTADFLVELENRRAIKVFGKSTFVGLAITFFAGVCFSLFSPAFNLATNDQWHTLKEGVPKLVVYTAFFYFSVSCFVLALILNITFLYRPVLDLPRSSFKAYLNDWNGRGWAFLAGLLCGFGNGLQFMGGQAAGYAAADAVQALPLVSTFWGILLFGEYRRSSRRTYILLGSMLFMFIVAVAVLMASSGHRK
- the LOC18610261 gene encoding ureide permease 1 isoform X4 — encoded protein: MYLVESKGGAIACMLLALFFLGTWPAIMTLLERRGRLPQHTYLDYTLTNLLAAIVIALTFGEIGKGSPEQPNFIAQLSQDNWPSVLFAMAGGVVLSLGNLSTQYAWAFVGLSVTEVITASITVVIGTTLNYFLDDKINRAEILFPGVGCFLIAVCLGSAVHSSNAADNKAKLIELREAGYPSASKEATTNKELKDLENANGTTEKARAGTADFLVELENRRAIKVFGKSTFVGLAITFFAGVCFSLFSPAFNLATNDQWHTLKEGVPKLVVYTAFFYFSVSCFVLALILNITFLYRPVLDLPRSSFKAYLNDWNGRGWAFLAGLLCGFGNGLQFMGGQAAGYAAADAVQALPLVSTFWGILLFGEYRRSSRRTYILLGSMLFMFIVAVAVLMASSGHRK